The following are encoded together in the Thalassomonas haliotis genome:
- a CDS encoding cytochrome P460 family protein: MHNIEKVRAVLTYARICVIAFILTSCKAGDGTGLDANGQPLVEDDPEPETGLFVQIQEDIFTARCIACHIGAQAPQGLDLSEGNAYGNIVGVASNQQPALSLIEPDAPELSYLVKKIRGDEDISGGQMPLSGPPFLDDSQIQLVIDWVNDGAPPPQVATPAEFVAGLSDFTAYDSWSTIDYSIGATNNALGGAHQAQDDNYSRRVYANALALTATDSYPNGTILVKEVTTWQSGEREFSAAGGLLAMVKRGGDFNPGNGDWEWFELDPDLSEIVGRGANLMDDGCNTCHSLADSQSGGGDYVFEHPSEYQADNSDFADFRSWSQIEERSDQNTLLGGMAHGGDNPDSTRRIFKKQLYANPDSMEQGYPIGTILVKEVEQEGAIVEITAMVKRGGDFSPDHQNWEWFMLDPGSLEIMLDDNGDETRGANLMDGMCASCHSQANPDSGYGKDYVFHHENDPFNFNQQMADMAIFTQFMDANED; this comes from the coding sequence ATGCATAATATAGAAAAGGTAAGAGCGGTGTTAACTTATGCCAGGATATGCGTGATCGCTTTTATACTTACCAGTTGTAAAGCCGGCGATGGCACCGGATTGGACGCCAACGGCCAGCCACTTGTCGAAGATGACCCCGAGCCGGAGACCGGCTTGTTTGTACAAATCCAGGAAGATATTTTTACCGCACGTTGCATTGCCTGCCATATCGGCGCCCAGGCACCACAAGGGCTGGATCTTTCTGAAGGTAACGCTTATGGCAATATCGTCGGTGTGGCCAGCAATCAACAGCCGGCATTATCCCTGATTGAACCGGATGCGCCCGAGCTTAGTTACCTGGTGAAGAAAATTCGGGGCGATGAGGATATTTCCGGCGGGCAAATGCCCCTTAGCGGGCCGCCATTTCTCGATGACAGCCAAATTCAGCTGGTGATTGACTGGGTTAATGACGGCGCACCGCCGCCTCAAGTGGCAACCCCGGCGGAATTTGTTGCCGGACTCAGTGACTTCACAGCCTATGATAGCTGGTCGACGATAGATTACTCCATCGGCGCCACCAACAATGCTCTTGGCGGCGCCCATCAGGCACAAGATGATAACTATTCTCGCCGGGTATATGCCAATGCATTGGCGCTGACGGCAACGGATAGCTATCCCAACGGCACTATTCTCGTGAAGGAAGTCACCACTTGGCAAAGCGGGGAGAGAGAGTTTTCAGCTGCCGGCGGTCTGCTGGCCATGGTTAAACGGGGCGGGGACTTTAATCCCGGCAATGGTGATTGGGAATGGTTTGAGCTTGACCCGGATTTATCTGAAATTGTCGGCAGGGGAGCCAATTTGATGGATGACGGTTGTAATACCTGCCACTCCCTGGCGGATTCACAAAGCGGCGGCGGAGATTATGTCTTTGAGCACCCAAGTGAATATCAGGCGGATAACAGCGATTTTGCCGACTTTCGCAGCTGGAGTCAGATTGAAGAGCGTTCGGATCAAAATACCTTATTGGGCGGCATGGCCCACGGCGGCGACAATCCCGACTCGACCCGGCGGATCTTCAAGAAACAGTTATATGCCAACCCCGACAGTATGGAACAAGGCTACCCCATAGGCACGATATTGGTAAAAGAAGTCGAGCAAGAGGGGGCCATTGTTGAGATCACGGCCATGGTCAAGCGGGGTGGTGATTTCAGTCCGGATCACCAGAACTGGGAGTGGTTTATGTTAGATCCGGGATCGCTGGAGATCATGCTTGACGACAACGGTGATGAAACCCGGGGGGCCAATTTGATGGATGGTATGTGTGCCAGCTGTCATAGCCAGGCCAACCCCGACAGTGGTTATGGCAAGGATTATGTCTTTCATCACGAAAATGATCCTTTTAACTTTAATCAACAAATGGCAGATATGGCGATTTTTACCCAGTTTATGGATGCAAACGAAGACTAG
- the bioC gene encoding malonyl-ACP O-methyltransferase BioC: MPETKNRIKIARSFGSASNSYDVSARLQRFSGKHLMPWLPNRNDLTVLDLGAGTGFFTDILAGSYQRVIGLDFSKKMLHFAQSNRDQNIHWLEADAHHIPLQDQSIDLIYSNLMIQWCNPLEDVVQEILRVLKPGGLFIFTTLTDGTLYELKSSWAQVDDDRHVINFKREQELLAMFDKPQSKLLQHQCQDIVLEYENVLHLAHELKGLGANQVPAKGNKGLAGKDKWQKMTASYQDFQEPGGVYPATYKVFSGLMVKLSD; encoded by the coding sequence ATGCCAGAAACAAAAAACAGAATAAAAATTGCACGCTCTTTTGGCTCCGCCAGTAACTCCTACGATGTATCCGCACGTTTACAGCGTTTTAGCGGCAAACATTTAATGCCCTGGTTACCCAACCGCAATGATTTAACCGTGCTGGATTTAGGCGCGGGCACCGGTTTTTTTACCGATATTTTGGCGGGTTCTTACCAGCGGGTAATAGGCCTGGATTTCTCGAAAAAAATGCTGCATTTTGCACAAAGCAACCGGGATCAGAATATTCACTGGTTGGAGGCGGATGCCCATCACATTCCCCTTCAGGACCAGAGTATAGATTTAATCTATTCCAATTTGATGATCCAGTGGTGTAACCCGCTTGAAGATGTGGTGCAGGAAATCCTGCGGGTATTAAAACCCGGTGGCCTGTTTATTTTCACTACCTTAACCGACGGCACCTTGTACGAGCTGAAATCTTCCTGGGCCCAGGTGGACGATGACCGCCATGTCATTAACTTTAAGCGCGAACAGGAATTGCTGGCAATGTTTGACAAGCCGCAGTCGAAGTTATTACAGCACCAGTGCCAGGATATTGTGCTCGAATATGAAAATGTTCTGCATCTGGCCCATGAACTTAAGGGCTTAGGCGCCAACCAGGTGCCGGCCAAAGGCAATAAGGGACTGGCAGGCAAGGACAAGTGGCAGAAAATGACCGCCTCCTATCAGGATTTTCAGGAGCCGGGCGGCGTTTATCCGGCAACCTATAAGGTGTTCTCCGGTTTAATGGTAAAACTCAGCGATTGA
- the pepE gene encoding dipeptidase PepE, producing the protein MTNAHLLLLSSSRAKQTDYLSHAKEMIKAHLGDIKELLFIPYAGITISYDQYTEMVQTALADLDIKVTGIHSYDNAAAAVESAQAVAVGGGNTFHLLHQLYQHELLEVIREKVNTGMPYIGWSAGSNVAGLSIRTTNDMPIIEPPSFTALNLVNFQLNPHFTDYNPPGHNGETRSQRLAEFMVVDKQTPIVAIVEGTALKLSQGKLCLIGPEPGFIFQGGEKSDITQDDDLTQLLG; encoded by the coding sequence ATGACAAATGCCCATTTATTACTGCTAAGCAGCTCAAGAGCTAAACAAACTGATTATCTGAGCCATGCCAAAGAGATGATCAAAGCACATCTTGGTGATATAAAAGAATTATTGTTTATCCCTTATGCCGGTATCACCATCAGTTACGATCAATATACCGAAATGGTGCAAACCGCCCTCGCCGACCTGGATATAAAAGTGACCGGTATACACAGTTATGACAATGCCGCAGCGGCGGTAGAATCAGCACAGGCGGTAGCCGTTGGCGGCGGCAATACCTTTCATTTATTGCATCAGTTATATCAGCATGAATTGCTGGAGGTGATCCGCGAAAAAGTCAATACGGGTATGCCTTATATCGGCTGGAGCGCCGGGTCTAATGTGGCAGGATTAAGCATACGCACCACCAATGATATGCCGATCATCGAACCGCCGAGTTTTACTGCCCTTAATCTGGTTAACTTCCAGTTAAACCCCCATTTTACCGATTATAATCCTCCGGGCCATAACGGTGAAACCCGCTCACAGCGCCTGGCAGAATTTATGGTGGTAGACAAACAAACCCCGATTGTTGCCATTGTTGAAGGTACGGCACTTAAGTTGAGCCAGGGTAAACTTTGCCTGATTGGTCCTGAGCCTGGCTTTATTTTTCAGGGGGGAGAAAAATCAGATATAACCCAGGATGATGATTTAACCCAGCTGCTTGGTTAA
- the bioA gene encoding adenosylmethionine--8-amino-7-oxononanoate transaminase codes for MNKKETELLAFDRENIWHPYTSMSAPLPSYLVASAKGMEITLASGEILTDGMASWWAVLHGYNHKKLNQAITDQTEKMAHVMFGGLTHQPAVELCQKLIELTPKSLERVFLSDSGSVAVEVAIKMALQYWHSKGEQSKHKLLTVRNGYHGDTFAAMSVCDPVTGMHQLFDQVLMKNLFAPAPNIAIDEQWQAQDTAALETLFAENHHQLAAFIIEPIVQGTGGMRFYHPEYLKACAALCKKYRVLLITDEIATGFGRTGKLFACEWADVSPDILCLGKTLTGGYMSLAATLCSEEVATTISNGEAGCFMHGPTFMGNPLACAVASASIDLLTENNWQQQVASLEALLKQHLLPLSNHQRVKDTRVLGAIGVVEAHQNVNMARIQKRFVELGVWIRPFGRLIYIMPPYIATEADLTKLTRAIATVLDEDLCFMPD; via the coding sequence ATGAACAAAAAAGAAACAGAATTGCTTGCATTTGATCGGGAAAACATCTGGCACCCCTATACCTCCATGTCAGCTCCCTTGCCTTCTTACCTGGTAGCGTCCGCCAAAGGCATGGAAATAACCCTGGCAAGCGGCGAAATCCTGACCGACGGCATGGCCTCCTGGTGGGCTGTACTGCACGGTTATAACCATAAAAAACTGAACCAGGCGATAACCGACCAGACCGAAAAGATGGCCCATGTTATGTTTGGCGGGTTAACCCACCAACCGGCCGTTGAATTGTGCCAAAAACTGATCGAGCTGACGCCAAAATCCCTGGAGCGGGTCTTTTTATCCGACAGCGGTTCGGTCGCCGTTGAAGTAGCAATTAAAATGGCCCTGCAATATTGGCACAGCAAAGGCGAGCAGAGCAAACATAAGCTGTTAACGGTACGCAACGGCTACCACGGCGATACCTTTGCCGCCATGTCGGTTTGCGATCCCGTCACCGGCATGCATCAGTTATTTGACCAGGTACTCATGAAAAACCTGTTCGCCCCGGCACCAAACATTGCCATAGATGAACAATGGCAAGCGCAGGACACCGCAGCCCTTGAAACCCTTTTTGCCGAAAACCACCATCAACTGGCTGCCTTTATTATCGAACCTATCGTCCAGGGCACAGGCGGTATGCGTTTCTATCACCCTGAATATTTAAAGGCCTGCGCCGCTTTGTGTAAAAAATACCGGGTCTTGCTGATAACCGATGAAATTGCCACCGGCTTTGGCCGCACCGGTAAGCTCTTTGCCTGTGAATGGGCGGATGTTTCACCTGATATCTTATGCCTGGGCAAGACCCTGACCGGCGGTTATATGAGCCTGGCAGCCACTTTATGCTCTGAGGAAGTTGCCACCACCATAAGTAACGGCGAAGCCGGCTGCTTTATGCACGGTCCGACCTTTATGGGCAACCCGCTCGCCTGCGCCGTTGCCAGCGCCAGCATAGACCTGTTAACAGAGAATAACTGGCAACAGCAGGTAGCCAGCCTGGAAGCCTTACTCAAGCAACATCTGTTGCCTTTATCCAATCATCAACGTGTGAAAGATACCCGGGTGCTGGGGGCCATAGGTGTGGTGGAAGCGCACCAGAATGTCAATATGGCCCGGATCCAGAAAAGATTTGTTGAACTTGGCGTCTGGATCCGTCCCTTTGGCAGGCTGATTTATATTATGCCGCCTTACATAGCAACCGAGGCAGACTTAACCAAGCTAACTCGCGCTATCGCCACGGTACTGGATGAAGATTTGTGTTTTATGCCTGATTAA
- a CDS encoding class I SAM-dependent methyltransferase, whose product MLKPISALLLAATLTTPAMADDFSDKIKQALKSELRSEKEKERDRNRKPVQTLEFFGIQDDMKVLELIPGRGWYTKLLAPALRDNGQLYLALGTSRIEKSLQSEKALNKVKLLATDSDFEYNEAEKLFDLTSTDLNIKDLDAVLTFRNYHNLTVKSRTELNESVFKALKPGGIYGVVDHTRRHMQDNDNENGRRVDPVLAIKEIQAAGFEFVDYSKLHYRPDDELRYEVGRKSVTGNTDRFTFLFKKPE is encoded by the coding sequence ATGCTCAAACCGATTTCCGCCCTGTTACTCGCCGCCACCTTAACCACCCCGGCAATGGCGGATGACTTTTCCGATAAGATAAAGCAGGCATTAAAGTCTGAACTGCGCAGCGAAAAAGAAAAAGAGCGCGACAGAAACCGTAAACCGGTTCAAACCCTGGAGTTCTTCGGTATTCAAGACGATATGAAAGTACTGGAGCTGATCCCGGGCCGCGGCTGGTATACCAAGCTATTGGCCCCGGCCTTACGTGATAACGGCCAGCTTTATCTTGCACTGGGTACAAGTCGTATTGAAAAATCTTTGCAAAGTGAAAAAGCACTGAATAAAGTAAAATTACTCGCCACAGACAGCGACTTTGAATATAACGAAGCCGAAAAACTTTTTGACCTCACCAGTACCGATCTTAATATTAAAGATCTCGATGCGGTATTAACCTTCAGAAACTACCATAACCTGACGGTTAAAAGCCGCACCGAATTAAATGAATCGGTATTTAAAGCCTTAAAGCCGGGTGGCATTTACGGGGTTGTAGACCACACCCGCCGCCATATGCAGGACAATGATAATGAAAATGGCCGCCGCGTAGACCCGGTATTGGCAATCAAAGAAATCCAGGCAGCGGGTTTTGAATTTGTCGATTATTCCAAACTGCACTATCGCCCGGATGATGAGTTGCGTTATGAGGTTGGCCGCAAATCTGTGACCGGCAATACCGACCGCTTCACTTTCTTATTTAAAAAACCGGAATAG
- a CDS encoding type II toxin-antitoxin system HicB family antitoxin produces MKYPVKLEKEITADHYQITVPDLPGCQAKAKTIDEGLTKIEQAIASHMSILAEYGEAIPTPHPVDYYVNQTGQSGQNSSTIWAITKIDISPYLGKSHKINVTLPELLIKKIDHQVAQSPAYKTRSGFIASACLSELQK; encoded by the coding sequence ATGAAATATCCGGTGAAGTTAGAAAAAGAAATCACAGCCGATCACTATCAGATCACTGTGCCCGATTTACCCGGTTGTCAGGCAAAAGCCAAAACCATAGATGAAGGGTTAACAAAAATAGAGCAGGCTATCGCCAGCCATATGAGTATCCTGGCAGAATACGGTGAAGCGATCCCGACCCCTCATCCGGTAGATTATTACGTCAATCAGACTGGCCAGTCTGGACAAAACAGCAGCACTATTTGGGCGATCACAAAAATAGACATCTCCCCTTACCTGGGGAAAAGCCATAAAATTAATGTCACCCTGCCGGAATTATTGATCAAAAAGATAGACCATCAGGTAGCCCAATCCCCCGCTTACAAGACACGCTCGGGATTTATTGCCAGCGCATGCCTGAGTGAATTACAAAAATAA
- a CDS encoding arylamine N-acetyltransferase family protein has translation MSEKGSVKKSLTAKEIQHYLGRLNHRGQCRADITTLKSLHQAHMENVPFENLDIVLGRDIELSLQALFAKVVTGSRGGFCYEVNYLFANLLSALGFDVHLHAARVYGDKGYGPAFDHMLLSVRLDNILYIADVGFGDSFIQPLPFMQGDEVCAAEKPDAVSLASLNPGAVSQREVNYKVVNSTDGLVLMQQKPAQAWQAQYLFSLQAFEISAFYDMCQYHQTSPQSSFTQKSLCSVATPTGRKTMSNGRFIETVNNMRQESECTEPGLYREMLQQHFCLPLPQEISEQSWQKLLAQKNSH, from the coding sequence ATGTCAGAGAAGGGCTCGGTCAAAAAAAGCTTAACGGCCAAGGAAATTCAGCACTACCTTGGCCGTCTGAATCATCGTGGCCAGTGCCGGGCCGATATCACGACCTTAAAAAGCTTACATCAGGCGCACATGGAAAATGTGCCGTTTGAAAATCTGGACATTGTTTTGGGACGCGATATTGAACTGTCGCTACAGGCATTGTTTGCTAAAGTCGTTACCGGGAGCCGCGGCGGTTTTTGTTATGAAGTTAATTATCTTTTTGCCAATCTGTTATCGGCATTAGGTTTTGACGTTCATTTGCATGCCGCCCGTGTGTATGGCGATAAAGGGTACGGCCCGGCATTTGATCATATGCTGCTCTCGGTTCGCCTTGATAATATCTTATACATTGCCGATGTGGGTTTCGGGGATTCATTTATTCAGCCGCTACCTTTCATGCAGGGAGATGAGGTGTGCGCGGCTGAAAAGCCCGATGCTGTGTCACTTGCCAGCCTTAACCCGGGTGCTGTAAGCCAGCGGGAAGTCAATTATAAAGTTGTCAACAGCACAGATGGCCTGGTGCTGATGCAGCAAAAGCCAGCGCAGGCATGGCAGGCGCAATATCTTTTTTCATTGCAGGCGTTTGAGATAAGTGCTTTTTATGACATGTGCCAATATCATCAGACCTCGCCACAATCGAGCTTTACGCAAAAGTCGCTATGCTCTGTTGCCACACCGACCGGGCGCAAGACAATGTCCAACGGCCGTTTTATTGAAACCGTCAATAACATGCGCCAGGAGTCAGAATGCACTGAGCCTGGGTTATATCGTGAGATGTTACAACAGCATTTTTGCCTGCCATTACCGCAAGAAATTTCAGAGCAAAGCTGGCAAAAGCTGCTGGCCCAAAAAAACAGCCACTAA
- a CDS encoding glutathione S-transferase family protein, translating into MSKMTLTYFDIDGGRAEPVRLALHIGGIEFVDDRFGFSEFPSVREKTPLRQVPVLKLKDRQITQSNSMLRYVGKQAGLYPQDDFQALLCDEILDAIEDATHKLVATFGLSGEELQTARQSLVAGPLKQYLQWTEAKLEQGGDYFIENRLSIADLKVFVWTRALSAGHLDFIPTDLVQSCAPKLHRHMKLVAALAPISQYYQK; encoded by the coding sequence ATGAGTAAAATGACATTAACCTATTTTGATATTGACGGTGGACGGGCTGAGCCGGTAAGACTTGCGCTGCATATTGGCGGCATTGAATTTGTCGATGACCGTTTTGGTTTCAGTGAATTTCCTAGCGTACGGGAAAAGACACCCTTACGCCAGGTGCCGGTCCTGAAGTTAAAAGACCGACAAATTACCCAATCCAACAGTATGCTCCGTTATGTTGGTAAGCAGGCGGGTTTATACCCCCAAGATGATTTTCAGGCGTTATTGTGCGATGAAATTTTAGATGCCATAGAAGACGCTACCCATAAACTGGTTGCCACCTTTGGCTTATCGGGAGAAGAGCTACAAACGGCACGCCAGAGCTTGGTTGCCGGGCCGTTAAAGCAGTACCTGCAATGGACAGAAGCGAAACTTGAACAAGGCGGAGACTACTTTATTGAAAACCGCCTGAGCATAGCCGACTTAAAAGTATTCGTCTGGACCCGGGCATTAAGCGCCGGTCATTTGGACTTTATCCCGACGGATCTGGTACAAAGCTGTGCGCCGAAACTACACCGGCATATGAAGCTAGTTGCCGCCCTGGCGCCTATTAGCCAGTATTATCAAAAATAA
- the bioD gene encoding dethiobiotin synthase produces the protein MNEFFITATDTDAGKTYVARALVTALVNQGKHVAVYKPVSAGCELINGELVNEDACLLQASGNCRQSLTQINPIAFAEPIAPHIAAEKLQQHISVSQIMAGYEQVKALGADVVVTEGAGGWRLPLGQGAYLSEFAKQAGVGVILVVNMKLGCLNHAMLTYEAIIADGLPCVGWVANCQQQMPYLEENIAELRRLLPMALMARLDYCADINKAAALFDVQLN, from the coding sequence ATGAATGAATTTTTTATCACGGCAACGGACACCGATGCCGGCAAAACTTATGTTGCCCGGGCACTGGTTACGGCATTGGTCAACCAGGGAAAACACGTCGCTGTTTATAAGCCGGTGTCTGCCGGTTGTGAATTGATAAACGGCGAATTGGTCAATGAAGACGCATGTTTATTGCAGGCAAGCGGCAATTGCCGGCAAAGTCTTACGCAAATTAATCCCATTGCTTTTGCCGAGCCGATAGCCCCGCATATCGCGGCAGAAAAATTGCAGCAGCACATCAGCGTATCCCAAATCATGGCCGGATACGAGCAGGTGAAAGCCCTTGGAGCCGATGTTGTTGTTACCGAAGGGGCCGGAGGCTGGCGCTTGCCTTTGGGGCAGGGAGCTTATTTATCTGAGTTCGCTAAGCAGGCCGGTGTTGGCGTGATCCTGGTGGTCAATATGAAATTAGGTTGTCTTAACCATGCCATGCTCACATATGAGGCCATCATCGCCGATGGCTTGCCCTGTGTTGGCTGGGTCGCCAATTGCCAGCAGCAGATGCCATATCTTGAAGAAAATATTGCCGAACTGCGCCGGCTATTGCCTATGGCGCTTATGGCCCGCCTGGATTATTGTGCCGATATCAATAAGGCGGCTGCTTTATTTGATGTTCAACTAAATTAG
- the bioB gene encoding biotin synthase BioB, which yields MSANQGVTQPGNNNTIDQAGDGAIRHNWTLAEVQALFDLPFNDLMFQAQTVHRQHFNPNEVQVSTLLSIKTGACPEDCKYCSQSARYKTDIDKERLMEVEKVLEAAKKAKAQGSTRFCMGAAWRNPKARDMPYVVDMVKGVKAMGLETCMTLGMLSEDQANELQTAGLDYYNHNLDTSPEHYNQIITTRTYQDRLDTLDNVRSAGMKVCSGGIVGLGEQAKDRASLLVQLANLPQQPESVPINMLVKVEGTPLSEVQDLDHFEFIRCIAVARILMPKSHVRLSAGREAMNEQMQAMCFLAGANSIFYGCKLLTAANPETNQDMMLFKKLGINTETVSNHELDEGDEAQRLHTAVVNQENSDLFYNAE from the coding sequence ATGTCAGCAAATCAGGGTGTAACCCAGCCAGGGAATAATAATACAATAGATCAGGCCGGGGACGGAGCTATCCGTCACAACTGGACGCTGGCCGAAGTGCAGGCCTTGTTTGACCTGCCGTTTAATGATTTGATGTTTCAGGCGCAAACCGTGCACCGTCAGCACTTTAACCCGAATGAAGTCCAGGTCAGCACCTTATTGTCGATTAAAACCGGTGCCTGTCCGGAAGACTGTAAATATTGCTCGCAAAGCGCCCGCTATAAAACCGATATCGATAAAGAACGCCTGATGGAAGTGGAAAAGGTGCTTGAAGCGGCGAAAAAGGCCAAGGCCCAGGGCTCGACCCGTTTTTGTATGGGGGCTGCCTGGCGTAACCCGAAAGCGCGGGATATGCCTTATGTGGTGGATATGGTGAAAGGCGTGAAAGCCATGGGGCTGGAAACCTGTATGACCTTAGGCATGCTTTCAGAAGATCAGGCCAATGAGCTGCAAACCGCCGGTTTGGATTATTACAACCACAACCTGGATACATCACCGGAGCATTATAACCAGATCATTACCACACGTACTTACCAGGACAGGTTAGATACTTTGGATAATGTTCGCAGCGCCGGGATGAAAGTGTGCAGCGGCGGTATTGTCGGCTTGGGAGAGCAGGCAAAAGACCGTGCATCCCTGTTGGTGCAACTGGCGAATTTGCCGCAGCAACCGGAAAGTGTGCCGATCAACATGCTGGTGAAAGTGGAAGGTACGCCGTTATCCGAGGTTCAAGATCTTGACCACTTTGAATTTATCCGCTGTATTGCCGTGGCCCGCATCCTGATGCCCAAAAGCCATGTCCGCTTAAGTGCCGGGCGTGAAGCCATGAATGAGCAAATGCAGGCGATGTGTTTCCTGGCTGGTGCCAACTCTATTTTTTACGGCTGTAAATTACTGACGGCTGCCAACCCTGAAACCAACCAGGATATGATGTTATTTAAGAAGCTCGGCATCAATACCGAAACCGTCAGCAACCATGAGCTGGATGAAGGCGATGAAGCGCAGAGGTTACATACCGCGGTTGTTAACCAGGAAAACAGCGACTTGTTCTACAATGCAGAATAA
- a CDS encoding aminotransferase class I/II-fold pyridoxal phosphate-dependent enzyme, with amino-acid sequence MAFEFINQQLSQRQSQSRYRQRLAIAGGAGREVVISGKSYLNFSSNDYLGLNNHPEINQAMQEGIDRFGLCATGSSLITGFSYAHQVLEQQICQWLNKPRCLLFSSGFAANTGLLQALGQQQCHLLLDKLCHASLIDGALAASSGGKASMKRFRHNDIDQLENFLKRSPGDDNLIVSEGVFSMDGDQAKIKKLSAVAKNAKAWLYLDDAHSIGVIGRQGQGSVSQGNVDIVMATFGKAIASSGAFIACEENLFEYLVNFSRHYIYSTAISPAVAWATVKSIELIQKEQWRRDKIAQLSFSLSQALDPRITLAPTESSIHALIIGDEKSALSVSEKLKKKGIWLTAIRPPTVPVNSSRLRVTICASHNDNDIKYLAACLNEALG; translated from the coding sequence ATGGCGTTTGAATTTATCAATCAGCAGTTATCCCAGAGGCAAAGCCAGTCCAGGTATCGCCAAAGGCTAGCGATTGCCGGTGGGGCCGGACGTGAAGTGGTTATCTCGGGTAAAAGCTACCTTAATTTTTCTTCCAATGATTACCTGGGATTAAACAACCATCCCGAGATTAATCAGGCGATGCAAGAGGGAATCGACCGCTTTGGCCTTTGTGCTACCGGCTCAAGTTTGATCACAGGTTTTAGTTATGCCCACCAGGTCTTGGAGCAGCAGATATGCCAGTGGCTTAATAAACCCCGCTGCCTGTTATTTTCCAGCGGTTTTGCTGCCAATACCGGCTTGCTTCAGGCGCTGGGTCAGCAGCAATGTCATTTGTTGCTGGATAAACTTTGCCACGCCTCCTTGATCGATGGCGCGCTTGCGGCAAGCAGCGGTGGCAAAGCCAGCATGAAACGTTTTCGCCACAATGATATTGACCAGCTGGAAAATTTTTTGAAGCGTTCACCTGGCGATGATAACCTGATTGTCTCGGAAGGGGTGTTTAGCATGGACGGCGACCAGGCTAAAATAAAAAAACTGTCAGCGGTGGCAAAAAATGCCAAAGCTTGGCTATATTTAGATGACGCCCATAGCATAGGGGTGATTGGCCGGCAGGGTCAGGGCAGTGTCAGCCAGGGGAATGTCGATATTGTGATGGCAACCTTTGGCAAGGCAATCGCCAGCAGCGGTGCTTTTATTGCCTGCGAAGAAAACCTGTTTGAATATCTGGTCAACTTTTCCCGGCACTACATTTATTCCACGGCAATATCACCGGCTGTGGCTTGGGCAACGGTTAAAAGTATTGAGCTAATACAAAAAGAACAATGGCGAAGAGATAAAATAGCACAGCTGAGTTTTTCTTTATCACAGGCACTTGATCCCAGGATAACATTAGCCCCGACCGAGTCATCGATACATGCGTTAATTATCGGCGATGAAAAATCGGCGCTGTCTGTCAGTGAAAAATTAAAAAAGAAGGGCATCTGGCTCACCGCGATCAGACCTCCGACGGTTCCTGTTAACAGCTCTAGGTTACGCGTTACTATATGCGCAAGCCACAATGACAATGATATCAAGTATTTAGCAGCTTGTTTGAATGAGGCTCTTGGTTAA
- a CDS encoding DinB family protein produces the protein MSYSSTEGERINKCVADVCQYLFNHQSHHRGQLTCILSQLGINYACTDLPVLVPEGSAL, from the coding sequence ATGTCTTATAGCAGCACAGAAGGGGAGCGGATTAATAAATGCGTCGCCGATGTCTGCCAGTACCTGTTTAATCATCAGAGCCACCACAGGGGACAGTTGACCTGTATCTTGAGTCAGCTGGGCATAAATTATGCCTGTACGGACTTGCCGGTACTGGTGCCCGAGGGCAGTGCCCTGTAG